The proteins below come from a single Rosa rugosa chromosome 2, drRosRugo1.1, whole genome shotgun sequence genomic window:
- the LOC133730669 gene encoding serine hydroxymethyltransferase, mitochondrial-like — protein MCKNYKRHRIITKDKHRQKFKCGRETAFYIEALYYSFQDIFKQPCGISFWLIIIHKPKCYCVINFFNIFYYFQTDTKKISAVSIFFKTMPYRLDETTGYIDYDQLEKSATLFRPKLIVACASAYAHLYDYARIRKVCDKQKAILLADMAHISGLVAAGVIPSPFEYADIVTTTTHKSLRGPRGAMIFFRKGVIAPRGHNSRVQSLPRASSQ, from the exons ATGTGCAAGAACTACAAAAGGCACAGAATAATAACCAAAGATAAACATCGCCAAAAATTTAAGTGTGGTAGAGAGACAG CCTTCTATATAGAAGCCTTATATTATAGTTTCCAAGACATTTTCAAGCAACCATGTGGCATATCTTTTTGGTTGATAATAATACATAAACCAAAATGCTACTGTgtgataaatttttttaatattttttattattttcagaCTGACACCAAAAAGATATCTGCTGTCTCGATATTCTTCAAGACAATGCCATACAGATTGGATGAAACCACTGGTTACATTGACTATGATCAG TTGGAGAAAAGTGCCACACTATTCAGACCCAAATTAATAGTTGCTTGTGCCAGTGCTTATGCACACTTGTACGACTATGCACGCATACGCAAG GTCTGTGATAAGCAGAAAGCTATTTTGTTAGCTGATATGGCACACATCAGTGGATTGGTTGCGGCAGGTGTTATTCCATCTCCTTTTGAGTATGCAGATATTGTTACAACCACAACTCATAAGTCACTTCGTGGCCCTCGTGGGGCTATGATCTTCTTCAGGAAGGGGGTCATAGCCCCACGAGGCCACAACTCCAGAGTTCAAAGCTTACCAAGAGCAAGTTCTCAGTAA